A stretch of Acropora muricata isolate sample 2 chromosome 7, ASM3666990v1, whole genome shotgun sequence DNA encodes these proteins:
- the LOC136923405 gene encoding ras-related protein Rab-38-like yields MAAESPAGKKEFLFKVLVIGDLGVGKTSIIKRYVHQFFSVHYRATIGVDFALKVINWDTDTLIRLQLWDIAGQERFGNMTRVYYKEAVGAFIVFDVTRASTFEAVQKWKNDLDNKVILPNGSPVPVVLLANKCDQAKEGLVNNASQMDEYCSDRGFLGWFETSAKEDINISEAAKYLVSKILENEKANNFLASTQRDPDSVVLKSNISSPETNASRNTSTVEPQKSGCCS; encoded by the exons ATGGCTGCG GAATCTCCAGCGGGGAAGAAGGAATTCTTGTTTAAAGTTCTTGTGATTGGTGATCTTGGAGTAGGAAAGACCAGTATTATAAAGCGATACGTTCACCAATTCTTTTCTGTGCACTACAGGGCCACAAT TGGAGTGGATTTTGCACTCAAGGTCATCAACTGGGACACAGACACATTGATTCGTCTGCAGTTATGGGATATTGCAG GTCAAGAGAGATTTGGAAACATGACACGG GTTTATTATAAAGAAGCTGTGGGAGCCTTTATTGTGTTTGATGTCACCAGAGCATCCACATTTGAAGCAGTCCAGAAATGGAAGAATGATTTAGATAACAAAGTCATTCTTCCAAATGGCTCTCCTGTGCCAGTGGTACTTTTAGCAAACAAG TGTGATCAAGCGAAGGAGGGTCTAGTTAATAATGCAAGTCAGATGGATGAATACTGTTCAGATAGAGGATTTCTTGGGTGGTTTGAAACATCAGCGAAAGAGGATATCAATATTTCCGAAGCAGCAAAATATCTTGTGTCAAAG attTTGGAGAATGAAAAAGCTAATAATTTTCTTGCCAGCACACAAAGGGACCCGGACTCTGTAGTGTTAAAAAGTAATATTTCCTCTCCAGAAACAAATGCTTCTAGAAATACTTCCACTGTTGAACCACAGAAAAGTGGCTGCTGCtcttga
- the LOC136923408 gene encoding cytochrome b-c1 complex subunit 7-like, whose translation MASMGPKVVKQLSFFQKIKYAFTNWYIYACGYRQLGLRAEDLIMDDVPDVAEAVKRLPRHEQDLRSFRLKRACDLTMKQIILPKDQWTKPEEDISYLFPYIDLVKKERLEREKWDHQ comes from the exons ATGGCGTCCATGGGGCCGAAAGTCGTGAAGCAGTTATCCTTCTTTCAGAAGATTAAATACGCCTTTACAAATTGGTATATTTATGCCTGCGGCTATAGACAACTTG GCCTCCGTGCTGAGGATTTAATAATGGATGATGTTCCAGATGTTGCAGAGGCTGTAAAACGTCTTCCTCGTCATGAGCAAGATCTTAGATCATTCCGATTGAAGAGAGCATGCGACTTGACAATGAAACAGATCATTCTCCCCAAGGATCAGTGGACAAAACCAGAAGAG GACATATCCtatttgtttccatatattgaTCTTGTCAAGAAAGAGAGACTGGAGCGGGAAAAGTGGGACCATCAATGA